AGCCCGGCCGATCCGGCTTCCTTACCGCGGTAGAACTTGTCGAAGATGCGGGGCTTGACGCTATCCGGCACGCCTGGCCCGTGGTCGACGACGCGCACCTCGATCTCACCGGCGCGGGGTTCCATTTCCAGGTGCACCAGATGGGCGCCGCCGGTGACGCGGATGGCGTTCGTCACGAGGTTCACGAACACCTGCGTGAGTCGTCCGGGGTCGCCCACGATCTCGTAGTTGCCTTCCGGGGCGTTGACGCCGTAGTCGCGGCCCACCTGCCGCAGCAGGTTCCCGAGGTTCGTGAAGTGCATCTCGATGCTCTGCACGAGTTCCCCGCGTGACAGTTGCAGCAGGTCGTTCACGAGGCGGGTCATGTTTTCCGCGACGCGCTGCGCGTCCTGCAGGGTCTGGCTGCCCCCCGCTTCCCGTTCGGCGCGCCGCAGGTAGCCGTGCAGCGCGGTCAGGGGCGTGCGCAGTTCGTGGCTGGTTTCGGCCAGGAACGTCTTCTGAAGGTTCAGGGCCTCTTCCAGCTGCTTGGCCTGGATTTCCAGCCGCTGGCTCTGACGTTCGGCGGTGTTGCGCAGACGCTCGACTTCCTCCAGGCGGGCCTTGAGGCGGTCGTTCAGCGCGCGGATCTCCCGTTCGGCCCGTTCGCGCTGAATGCGGGACTCGACCTCGTTCATGGCGCGGCGGATGCTGGACGGCAGCCTCTCCAGGCGCTGCTTGAGGATGTAGTCTGTGACGCCCTCACGCAGGGTGTCCACGGCCGTCTCCTCGCCCATGGCGCCGGTCACGATGATAAACGGCACGCTGGGGAGGTGCTGGTGCGCGGCGCGGTAGGCGCTGAGGCCGTCGTAACTGGGCAGCGCGAAGTCACTCAGGATCAGGTGCGGCCGAACGCTGTCCAGCGCAGCCAGGAACCCGGGTTCGTCCTCGACGCGGGTAATCTCGACCGGCCAGGGGAGTTCCTCCTCGACGTGCATGGTGACCAGTTCGTGGTCCAGTTCGCTGTCCTCGAGGTGCAGGAGGCGCAGCGGCTCGCCGGGGGCGGGAAGGGCGTCGGTCATGAGGGGCCCTGGAGGGGCAGCGTGACGCTGAAGGTGGCGCCCTCGCCGGGTCGTCCCTCGGCCTGGACGTGGCCGCCATGACGGGTGACGATTCGCCGGACGTTGGCGAGGCCGATGCCGATCCCTTCGAACTCCTCGGCGCGGTGCAGTCGTTGGAACACGCCGAACAGTTTATCTGTGTAGCGGGGGTCGAATCCCAGGCCGTTGTCGGTGACGTTTAACGTCACTTCATGATCCTGCTCGGTAGCGGTGATCTGCACGAGCGCCTCCTCCCGTCCGCGGGAGTACTTGATGGCGTTGCTCAGCAGGTTCGTGAACACGAGGGTCAGCAGCGCGTCGTCGCCCTGCACGGTGGGCAGCTGATCCGGCAGGTCCAGGGTGATCCGCCGGCCCGTGCGGTCATGCTCCAGGCTGCGCCAGCTGGCCTCGATGACGCGGCGCAGGTCCACCGGGGTGTGCCGGAGTTCCTGGCGGCCCATGCGGGAGAAGGCCAGCAGGTCGTCGATCAGCTGACTCATGCGGCTGGCCGAGTCCTTGATCACCGTCAGGTACCGCTGGCCCTTGGGGGTCAGGCTGGCGCCGGTCTCCTTGGCAAGCAGGTCCCCGAAGCCCACGATGTGCCGCAGCGGCGTGCGCAGGTCGTGACTGACCGAGTAGCTGAACGCCTCGAGTTCGCGGTTCGCGGCCTCCAGTTCGCGGGTGCGCTGCTGCACGCGTTCCTCCAGCGACAGGTTCAGCGTCTGCAGGTCCGCCTGCGCGGCCTGGACGCGTTCCTGCAGGCGATCATTCGTGAGGGCTGACGCGAACCGCTGAGCGAGTTCCTGCGCCAGATCCTGATCCCGGGCCGTCAGGGACTGCCGGTACAGCAGGCCCAGCACGCCGATCATGGTGCCGTCCCGGCTGATCAGCGGGTAGAACAGCGCGCCCGTGGCGTTCACTTGGTACAGGGCCGGATCCGCGTCGATGAACACCGGGTCCTCGCTGGCCAGCACCTGTTCGATGGCCCCGCCTGCGACCACCTGGAAGGCCGCGGCGTGCCACGTGGCCGACGGGGACGACACCGCTACCAGCTGCGTGGGGTGCACGGTCCACAGGGCGCCGCTGTCCACGAAGCGGCCGTCCAGGCGGGCCAGCGCGGCGCGGTAGCGGTCGTGACGCAGGTGGCTGGGGTCGTCGCTGCGCCCGGAGAGCTGTTCGGACACGTCGGCCAGCAGGCGGGCGGTCTGCTCGGCGTACACCTGATCGTCCACGTCGGTGCTGGTGCCCACCCACTCGATGACCTGCCCCTCACCGTCCAGCACGGGTAGCCCCCGGGTCACGAAGGCGCGGAACTGCCCGTCGGCACGCAGCAGGCGGTGCTCGGCCTCGAAGGCGCGGCCGGAGCCCAGGGCAGCCTGCCAGCGGCGCTGATAGTCCGCGCGGTCGTCCGGATGGATCAGGCTGCTCAGCGGCTGCGCGGCGCGGGGTTCACCGACGAAC
The Deinococcus sedimenti DNA segment above includes these coding regions:
- a CDS encoding sensor histidine kinase — encoded protein: MTDALPAPGEPLRLLHLEDSELDHELVTMHVEEELPWPVEITRVEDEPGFLAALDSVRPHLILSDFALPSYDGLSAYRAAHQHLPSVPFIIVTGAMGEETAVDTLREGVTDYILKQRLERLPSSIRRAMNEVESRIQRERAEREIRALNDRLKARLEEVERLRNTAERQSQRLEIQAKQLEEALNLQKTFLAETSHELRTPLTALHGYLRRAEREAGGSQTLQDAQRVAENMTRLVNDLLQLSRGELVQSIEMHFTNLGNLLRQVGRDYGVNAPEGNYEIVGDPGRLTQVFVNLVTNAIRVTGGAHLVHLEMEPRAGEIEVRVVDHGPGVPDSVKPRIFDKFYRGKEAGSAGLGLTIAQQVVTAHGGTIDVIDTPGGGATFRVRLPELEEDQGEDLDLTADDLFEDDLPGQEDSGPARDALA